A single genomic interval of Symphalangus syndactylus isolate Jambi chromosome 18, NHGRI_mSymSyn1-v2.1_pri, whole genome shotgun sequence harbors:
- the SCARF2 gene encoding scavenger receptor class F member 2 isoform X3, translating to MEGAGPRGAGPARRRGAGGPPSPLLPSLLLLLLWMLPDPVAPQELNPRGRNVCRAPGSQVPTCCAGWRQQGDECGIAVCEGNSTCSENEVCVRPGECRCRHGYFGANCDTKCPRQFWGPDCKELCSCHPHGQCEDVTGQCTCHARRWGARCEHACQCQHGTCHPRSGACRCEPGWWGAQCASACYCSATSRCDPQTGACLCHAGWWGRSCNNQCACNSSPCEQQSGRCQCRERTFGARCDRYCQCFRGRCHPVDGTCACEPGYRGKYCREPCPAGFYGLGCRRRCGQCKGQQPCTVAEGRCLTCEPGWNGTKCDQPCATGFYGEGCSHRCPPCRDGHACNHVTGKCTRCNAGWIGDRCETKCSNGTYGEDCAFVCADCGSGHCDFQSGRCLCSPGVHGPHCNVTCPPGLHGADCAQACSCHEDSCDPVTGACHLETNQRKGVMGAGALLVLLVCLLLSLLGCCCACRGKDPARRELSLGRKKAPHRLCGRFSRISMKLPRIPLRRQKLPKVVVAHHDLDNTLNCSFLEPPSGLEQPSPSWSSRASFSSFDTTDEGPVYCVPHEEATAESRDPEVPTVPAEAPAPSPVPLTTPASAEEAMPLPASSDSERSASSVEGPGGALYARVARREARPARVRGEVGGLSLSPSPERRKPPPPDPATKPKVSWIHGKHSAAAAGRAPSPPPPGPEAAPSPSKRKRTPSDKSAQPVEHGSPRTRDPTPRPPGLPEEATALAAPSPPRARARGRGPGLLEPMDAGGPPRSAPEAASMLAAELRGKTRSLGRADGALVAQGPREKPAPPQKAKRSVPPTSPVRAPPATETPGPEKAATDMPPPETPRKKTPIQKPPRKKSREAAGELGRAGAPTL from the exons ATGGAGGGCGCAGGGCCCCGGGGGGCCGGGCCGGCGCGGCGCCGGGGAGCCGGGGGGCCGCCGTCACCGCTGCTGCcgtcgctgctgctgctgctgctctggaTGCTGCCGGACCCCGTGGCGCCTCAGGAACTGAACCCTCGCGGCCGCAACGTTTGCCGTGCTCCCGG CTCCCAGGTGCCCACGTGCTGCGCTGGCTGGAGACAGCAAGGGGACGAGTGTGGGATTG CGGTGTGCGAAGGCAACTCCACGTGCTCGGAGAACGAGGTGTGCGTGAGGCCTGGCGAGTGCCGCTGCCGCCACGGCTACTTCGGTGCCAACTGCGACACCA AGTGTCCGCGCCAGTTCTGGGGCCCCGACTGCAAGGAGCTGTGTAGCTGCCACCCACACGGGCAGTGCGAGGACGTGACAGGCCAGTGTACTTGTCACGCGCGGCGCTGGGGCGCGCGCTGCGAGCATGCGTGCCAGTGCCAGCATGGCACGTGCCACCCGCGGAGCGGCGCGTGCCGCTGTGAGCCCGGCTGGTGGGGCGCGCAGTGCGCCAGCGCGTGCTACTGCAGCGCCACGTCGCGCTGCGACCCACAGACCGGCGCCTGCCTGTGCCACGCAGGCTGGTGGGGCCGCAGCTGCAACAACCAGTGCGCCTGCAACTCGTCTCCCTGCGAGCAGCAGAGCGGCCGCTGTCAGTGCCGCGAGCGTACGTTCGGCGCGCGCTGCGATCGCTACTGCCAGTGCTTCCGCGGCCGCTGCCACCCTGTGGACGGCACGTGTGCCTGCGAGCCGGGCTACCGCGGCAAGTACTGTCGCGAGCCGTGCCCCGCCGGCTTCTACGGCTTGGGCTGTCGCCGCCG GTGTGGCCAGTGCAAGGGCCAGCAGCCGTGCACGGTGGCCGAGGGCCGCTGCTTGACGTGCGAGCCCGGCTGGAACGGAACCAAGTGCGACCAGCCTTGCGCCACCGGTTTCTATGGCGAGGGCTGCAGCCACCGCTGTCCGCCGTGCCGCGACGGGCATGCCTGTAACCATGTCACCGGCAAGTGTACGCGCTGCAACGCGGGCTGGATCGGCGACCG GTGCGAGACCAAGTGTAGCAATGGCACCTACGGCGAGGACTGCGCCTTCGTGTGCGCCGACTGCGGCAGCGGACACTGCGACTTCCAGTCGGGGCGCTGCCTGTGCAGCCCTGGCGTCCACGGGCCCCA CTGTAACGTGACGTGCCCGCCCGGACTGCACGGCGCGGACTGTGCTCAGGCCTGCAGCTGCCACGAGGACTCGTGCGATCCGGTCACTGGTGCCTGCCACTTAG AGACCAACCAGCGCAAGGGAGTGATGGGCGCGGGCGCGCTGCTCGTCCTGCTCGTCTGCCTGCTGCTCTCGCTGCTCGGCTGCTGCTGCGCTTGCCGCGGCAAGGACCCTGCGCGCCG GGAGCTTTCGCTTGGGAGGAAGAAGGCGCCGCACCGACTATGCGGGCGCTTCAGTCGCATCAGCATGAAGCTGCCCCGGATCCCGCTCCGGAGGCAGAAACTACCCAAAGTCGTAG TGGCCCACCACGACCTGGATAACACACTCAACTGCAGCTTCCTGGAGCCACCCTCAGGGCTGGAGCAGCCCTCACCATCCTGGTCCTCTCGGGCCTCCTTCTCCTCGTTTGACACCACTGACGAAGGCCCTGTGTACTGTGTACCCCATGAGG AGGCAACAGCGGAAAGCCGGGACCCCGAAGTCCCCACTGTCCCTGCCGAGGCGCCGGCGCCATCCCCCGTGCCCTTGACCACGCCAGCGTCCGCTGAGGAGGCGATGCCCCTCCCCGCGTCCTCCGACAGCGAGCGGTCGGCGTCCAGCGTGGAAGGGCCCGGCGGGGCTCTGTACGCGCGCGTGGCCCGACGCGAGGCCCGGCCGGCCCGGGTCCGGGGCGAGGTTGGGGGCCTGTCGCTGTCGCCATCGCCCGAGCGCAGGAAACCGCCGCCACCTGACCCCGCCACCAAGCCTAAGGTATCCTGGATCCACGGCAAGCACAGCGCCGCTGCAGCTGGCCGTGCGCCCTCACCACCGCCGCCAGGCCCTGAGGCGGCGCCCAGCCCCAGCAAGAGGAAACGGACGCCCAGCGACAAATCGGCTCAGCCAGTCGAGCACGGCAGCCCCCGGACCCGCGACCCAACGCCGCGGCCCCCCGGGCTGCCCGAGGAGGCGACCGCCCTCGCTGCACCCTCGCCGCCCAGGGCCCGAGCGCGGGGCCGCGGCCCCGGCCTCTTGGAGCCCATGGACGCCGGCGGTCCCCCGCGTAGCGCGCCCGAGGCTGCCTCCATGTTAGCCGCGGAGCTGCGCGGCAAGACTCGCAGCCTGGGCCGCGCCGACGGGGCCCTGGTCGCGCAGGGCCCCAGGGAAAAGCCGGCGCCCCCACAAAAAGCCAAGCGCTCGGTGCCGCCAACCTCGCCCGTCCGCGCGCCCCCAGCGACCGAAACCCCGGGGCCTGAGAAGGCGGCGACCGACATGCCCCCGCCTGAGACCCCCCGGAAGAAGACCCCCATCCAGAAGCCGCCGCGCAAGAAGAGCCGGGAGGCGGCGGGTGAGCTGGGCAGGGCGGGCGCGCCCACCCTGTAG
- the SCARF2 gene encoding scavenger receptor class F member 2 isoform X2 — protein MEGAGPRGAGPARRRGAGGPPSPLLPSLLLLLLWMLPDPVAPQELNPRGRNVCRAPGSQVPTCCAGWRQQGDECGIAVCEGNSTCSENEVCVRPGECRCRHGYFGANCDTKCPRQFWGPDCKELCSCHPHGQCEDVTGQCTCHARRWGARCEHACQCQHGTCHPRSGACRCEPGWWGAQCASACYCSATSRCDPQTGACLCHAGWWGRSCNNQCACNSSPCEQQSGRCQCRERTFGARCDRYCQCFRGRCHPVDGTCACEPGYRGKYCREPCPAGFYGLGCRRRCGQCKGQQPCTVAEGRCLTCEPGWNGTKCDQPCATGFYGEGCSHRCPPCRDGHACNHVTGKCTRCNAGWIGDRCETKCSNGTYGEDCAFVCADCGSGHCDFQSGRCLCSPGVHGPHCNVTCPPGLHGADCAQACSCHEDSCDPVTGACHLETNQRKGVMGAGALLVLLVCLLLSLLGCCCACRGKDPARRPRPRRELSLGRKKAPHRLCGRFSRISMKLPRIPLRRQKLPKVVVAHHDLDNTLNCSFLEPPSGLEQPSPSWSSRASFSSFDTTDEGPVYCVPHEEATAESRDPEVPTVPAEAPAPSPVPLTTPASAEEAMPLPASSDSERSASSVEGPGGALYARVARREARPARVRGEVGGLSLSPSPERRKPPPPDPATKPKVSWIHGKHSAAAAGRAPSPPPPGPEAAPSPSKRKRTPSDKSAQPVEHGSPRTRDPTPRPPGLPEEATALAAPSPPRARARGRGPGLLEPMDAGGPPRSAPEAASMLAAELRGKTRSLGRADGALVAQGPREKPAPPQKAKRSVPPTSPVRAPPATETPGPEKAATDMPPPETPRKKTPIQKPPRKKSREAAGELGRAGAPTL, from the exons ATGGAGGGCGCAGGGCCCCGGGGGGCCGGGCCGGCGCGGCGCCGGGGAGCCGGGGGGCCGCCGTCACCGCTGCTGCcgtcgctgctgctgctgctgctctggaTGCTGCCGGACCCCGTGGCGCCTCAGGAACTGAACCCTCGCGGCCGCAACGTTTGCCGTGCTCCCGG CTCCCAGGTGCCCACGTGCTGCGCTGGCTGGAGACAGCAAGGGGACGAGTGTGGGATTG CGGTGTGCGAAGGCAACTCCACGTGCTCGGAGAACGAGGTGTGCGTGAGGCCTGGCGAGTGCCGCTGCCGCCACGGCTACTTCGGTGCCAACTGCGACACCA AGTGTCCGCGCCAGTTCTGGGGCCCCGACTGCAAGGAGCTGTGTAGCTGCCACCCACACGGGCAGTGCGAGGACGTGACAGGCCAGTGTACTTGTCACGCGCGGCGCTGGGGCGCGCGCTGCGAGCATGCGTGCCAGTGCCAGCATGGCACGTGCCACCCGCGGAGCGGCGCGTGCCGCTGTGAGCCCGGCTGGTGGGGCGCGCAGTGCGCCAGCGCGTGCTACTGCAGCGCCACGTCGCGCTGCGACCCACAGACCGGCGCCTGCCTGTGCCACGCAGGCTGGTGGGGCCGCAGCTGCAACAACCAGTGCGCCTGCAACTCGTCTCCCTGCGAGCAGCAGAGCGGCCGCTGTCAGTGCCGCGAGCGTACGTTCGGCGCGCGCTGCGATCGCTACTGCCAGTGCTTCCGCGGCCGCTGCCACCCTGTGGACGGCACGTGTGCCTGCGAGCCGGGCTACCGCGGCAAGTACTGTCGCGAGCCGTGCCCCGCCGGCTTCTACGGCTTGGGCTGTCGCCGCCG GTGTGGCCAGTGCAAGGGCCAGCAGCCGTGCACGGTGGCCGAGGGCCGCTGCTTGACGTGCGAGCCCGGCTGGAACGGAACCAAGTGCGACCAGCCTTGCGCCACCGGTTTCTATGGCGAGGGCTGCAGCCACCGCTGTCCGCCGTGCCGCGACGGGCATGCCTGTAACCATGTCACCGGCAAGTGTACGCGCTGCAACGCGGGCTGGATCGGCGACCG GTGCGAGACCAAGTGTAGCAATGGCACCTACGGCGAGGACTGCGCCTTCGTGTGCGCCGACTGCGGCAGCGGACACTGCGACTTCCAGTCGGGGCGCTGCCTGTGCAGCCCTGGCGTCCACGGGCCCCA CTGTAACGTGACGTGCCCGCCCGGACTGCACGGCGCGGACTGTGCTCAGGCCTGCAGCTGCCACGAGGACTCGTGCGATCCGGTCACTGGTGCCTGCCACTTAG AGACCAACCAGCGCAAGGGAGTGATGGGCGCGGGCGCGCTGCTCGTCCTGCTCGTCTGCCTGCTGCTCTCGCTGCTCGGCTGCTGCTGCGCTTGCCGCGGCAAGGACCCTGCGCGCCG ACCCCGCCCCCGCAGGGAGCTTTCGCTTGGGAGGAAGAAGGCGCCGCACCGACTATGCGGGCGCTTCAGTCGCATCAGCATGAAGCTGCCCCGGATCCCGCTCCGGAGGCAGAAACTACCCAAAGTCGTAG TGGCCCACCACGACCTGGATAACACACTCAACTGCAGCTTCCTGGAGCCACCCTCAGGGCTGGAGCAGCCCTCACCATCCTGGTCCTCTCGGGCCTCCTTCTCCTCGTTTGACACCACTGACGAAGGCCCTGTGTACTGTGTACCCCATGAGG AGGCAACAGCGGAAAGCCGGGACCCCGAAGTCCCCACTGTCCCTGCCGAGGCGCCGGCGCCATCCCCCGTGCCCTTGACCACGCCAGCGTCCGCTGAGGAGGCGATGCCCCTCCCCGCGTCCTCCGACAGCGAGCGGTCGGCGTCCAGCGTGGAAGGGCCCGGCGGGGCTCTGTACGCGCGCGTGGCCCGACGCGAGGCCCGGCCGGCCCGGGTCCGGGGCGAGGTTGGGGGCCTGTCGCTGTCGCCATCGCCCGAGCGCAGGAAACCGCCGCCACCTGACCCCGCCACCAAGCCTAAGGTATCCTGGATCCACGGCAAGCACAGCGCCGCTGCAGCTGGCCGTGCGCCCTCACCACCGCCGCCAGGCCCTGAGGCGGCGCCCAGCCCCAGCAAGAGGAAACGGACGCCCAGCGACAAATCGGCTCAGCCAGTCGAGCACGGCAGCCCCCGGACCCGCGACCCAACGCCGCGGCCCCCCGGGCTGCCCGAGGAGGCGACCGCCCTCGCTGCACCCTCGCCGCCCAGGGCCCGAGCGCGGGGCCGCGGCCCCGGCCTCTTGGAGCCCATGGACGCCGGCGGTCCCCCGCGTAGCGCGCCCGAGGCTGCCTCCATGTTAGCCGCGGAGCTGCGCGGCAAGACTCGCAGCCTGGGCCGCGCCGACGGGGCCCTGGTCGCGCAGGGCCCCAGGGAAAAGCCGGCGCCCCCACAAAAAGCCAAGCGCTCGGTGCCGCCAACCTCGCCCGTCCGCGCGCCCCCAGCGACCGAAACCCCGGGGCCTGAGAAGGCGGCGACCGACATGCCCCCGCCTGAGACCCCCCGGAAGAAGACCCCCATCCAGAAGCCGCCGCGCAAGAAGAGCCGGGAGGCGGCGGGTGAGCTGGGCAGGGCGGGCGCGCCCACCCTGTAG
- the SCARF2 gene encoding scavenger receptor class F member 2 isoform X1, which translates to MGWGFWAGKFLTVRSVCGNPPPPDTAWQDLINHPPRTGAQLQRQGGCAEPTEEPGADGDWGRGIGLRCPPSARSSQVPTCCAGWRQQGDECGIAVCEGNSTCSENEVCVRPGECRCRHGYFGANCDTKCPRQFWGPDCKELCSCHPHGQCEDVTGQCTCHARRWGARCEHACQCQHGTCHPRSGACRCEPGWWGAQCASACYCSATSRCDPQTGACLCHAGWWGRSCNNQCACNSSPCEQQSGRCQCRERTFGARCDRYCQCFRGRCHPVDGTCACEPGYRGKYCREPCPAGFYGLGCRRRCGQCKGQQPCTVAEGRCLTCEPGWNGTKCDQPCATGFYGEGCSHRCPPCRDGHACNHVTGKCTRCNAGWIGDRCETKCSNGTYGEDCAFVCADCGSGHCDFQSGRCLCSPGVHGPHCNVTCPPGLHGADCAQACSCHEDSCDPVTGACHLETNQRKGVMGAGALLVLLVCLLLSLLGCCCACRGKDPARRPRPRRELSLGRKKAPHRLCGRFSRISMKLPRIPLRRQKLPKVVVAHHDLDNTLNCSFLEPPSGLEQPSPSWSSRASFSSFDTTDEGPVYCVPHEEATAESRDPEVPTVPAEAPAPSPVPLTTPASAEEAMPLPASSDSERSASSVEGPGGALYARVARREARPARVRGEVGGLSLSPSPERRKPPPPDPATKPKVSWIHGKHSAAAAGRAPSPPPPGPEAAPSPSKRKRTPSDKSAQPVEHGSPRTRDPTPRPPGLPEEATALAAPSPPRARARGRGPGLLEPMDAGGPPRSAPEAASMLAAELRGKTRSLGRADGALVAQGPREKPAPPQKAKRSVPPTSPVRAPPATETPGPEKAATDMPPPETPRKKTPIQKPPRKKSREAAGELGRAGAPTL; encoded by the exons ATGGGATGGGGGTTCTGGGCTGGAAAGTTCTTGACGGTCAGGTCTGTTTGTGGCAATCCTCCACCGCCAGACACTGCCTGGCAGGACCTCATTAACCACCCCCCTAGGACAGGAGCGCAACTGCAGAGGCAGGGAGGCTGTGCAGAGCCTACAGAGGAGCCCGGAGCAGatggggactgggggaggggcatcgGGCTCAGATGTCCTCCCTCTGCTCGCAGCTCCCAGGTGCCCACGTGCTGCGCTGGCTGGAGACAGCAAGGGGACGAGTGTGGGATTG CGGTGTGCGAAGGCAACTCCACGTGCTCGGAGAACGAGGTGTGCGTGAGGCCTGGCGAGTGCCGCTGCCGCCACGGCTACTTCGGTGCCAACTGCGACACCA AGTGTCCGCGCCAGTTCTGGGGCCCCGACTGCAAGGAGCTGTGTAGCTGCCACCCACACGGGCAGTGCGAGGACGTGACAGGCCAGTGTACTTGTCACGCGCGGCGCTGGGGCGCGCGCTGCGAGCATGCGTGCCAGTGCCAGCATGGCACGTGCCACCCGCGGAGCGGCGCGTGCCGCTGTGAGCCCGGCTGGTGGGGCGCGCAGTGCGCCAGCGCGTGCTACTGCAGCGCCACGTCGCGCTGCGACCCACAGACCGGCGCCTGCCTGTGCCACGCAGGCTGGTGGGGCCGCAGCTGCAACAACCAGTGCGCCTGCAACTCGTCTCCCTGCGAGCAGCAGAGCGGCCGCTGTCAGTGCCGCGAGCGTACGTTCGGCGCGCGCTGCGATCGCTACTGCCAGTGCTTCCGCGGCCGCTGCCACCCTGTGGACGGCACGTGTGCCTGCGAGCCGGGCTACCGCGGCAAGTACTGTCGCGAGCCGTGCCCCGCCGGCTTCTACGGCTTGGGCTGTCGCCGCCG GTGTGGCCAGTGCAAGGGCCAGCAGCCGTGCACGGTGGCCGAGGGCCGCTGCTTGACGTGCGAGCCCGGCTGGAACGGAACCAAGTGCGACCAGCCTTGCGCCACCGGTTTCTATGGCGAGGGCTGCAGCCACCGCTGTCCGCCGTGCCGCGACGGGCATGCCTGTAACCATGTCACCGGCAAGTGTACGCGCTGCAACGCGGGCTGGATCGGCGACCG GTGCGAGACCAAGTGTAGCAATGGCACCTACGGCGAGGACTGCGCCTTCGTGTGCGCCGACTGCGGCAGCGGACACTGCGACTTCCAGTCGGGGCGCTGCCTGTGCAGCCCTGGCGTCCACGGGCCCCA CTGTAACGTGACGTGCCCGCCCGGACTGCACGGCGCGGACTGTGCTCAGGCCTGCAGCTGCCACGAGGACTCGTGCGATCCGGTCACTGGTGCCTGCCACTTAG AGACCAACCAGCGCAAGGGAGTGATGGGCGCGGGCGCGCTGCTCGTCCTGCTCGTCTGCCTGCTGCTCTCGCTGCTCGGCTGCTGCTGCGCTTGCCGCGGCAAGGACCCTGCGCGCCG ACCCCGCCCCCGCAGGGAGCTTTCGCTTGGGAGGAAGAAGGCGCCGCACCGACTATGCGGGCGCTTCAGTCGCATCAGCATGAAGCTGCCCCGGATCCCGCTCCGGAGGCAGAAACTACCCAAAGTCGTAG TGGCCCACCACGACCTGGATAACACACTCAACTGCAGCTTCCTGGAGCCACCCTCAGGGCTGGAGCAGCCCTCACCATCCTGGTCCTCTCGGGCCTCCTTCTCCTCGTTTGACACCACTGACGAAGGCCCTGTGTACTGTGTACCCCATGAGG AGGCAACAGCGGAAAGCCGGGACCCCGAAGTCCCCACTGTCCCTGCCGAGGCGCCGGCGCCATCCCCCGTGCCCTTGACCACGCCAGCGTCCGCTGAGGAGGCGATGCCCCTCCCCGCGTCCTCCGACAGCGAGCGGTCGGCGTCCAGCGTGGAAGGGCCCGGCGGGGCTCTGTACGCGCGCGTGGCCCGACGCGAGGCCCGGCCGGCCCGGGTCCGGGGCGAGGTTGGGGGCCTGTCGCTGTCGCCATCGCCCGAGCGCAGGAAACCGCCGCCACCTGACCCCGCCACCAAGCCTAAGGTATCCTGGATCCACGGCAAGCACAGCGCCGCTGCAGCTGGCCGTGCGCCCTCACCACCGCCGCCAGGCCCTGAGGCGGCGCCCAGCCCCAGCAAGAGGAAACGGACGCCCAGCGACAAATCGGCTCAGCCAGTCGAGCACGGCAGCCCCCGGACCCGCGACCCAACGCCGCGGCCCCCCGGGCTGCCCGAGGAGGCGACCGCCCTCGCTGCACCCTCGCCGCCCAGGGCCCGAGCGCGGGGCCGCGGCCCCGGCCTCTTGGAGCCCATGGACGCCGGCGGTCCCCCGCGTAGCGCGCCCGAGGCTGCCTCCATGTTAGCCGCGGAGCTGCGCGGCAAGACTCGCAGCCTGGGCCGCGCCGACGGGGCCCTGGTCGCGCAGGGCCCCAGGGAAAAGCCGGCGCCCCCACAAAAAGCCAAGCGCTCGGTGCCGCCAACCTCGCCCGTCCGCGCGCCCCCAGCGACCGAAACCCCGGGGCCTGAGAAGGCGGCGACCGACATGCCCCCGCCTGAGACCCCCCGGAAGAAGACCCCCATCCAGAAGCCGCCGCGCAAGAAGAGCCGGGAGGCGGCGGGTGAGCTGGGCAGGGCGGGCGCGCCCACCCTGTAG